A single region of the Thermotoga profunda AZM34c06 genome encodes:
- a CDS encoding EpsG family protein — protein sequence MDGFILFLLSALTFILLFLKPDTFDILNYTDAVGYVSYFTFEPLFSITLMVLRNFLSPRLTIWVVQFVILIISYLIVSITTKSAGENDIASIVKYFILVVLMPGFLLGFSNALRQCLAGLLMILSIQYLVRKKYSLSFLLFFLGIMFHFSLIFVVPLLFLAVILNKCQVRGIPYTRVNGITIRARFSIPFTFFLISIPYMLIFLIFPSTTSIFLSTDYGFYFNALFIEGRQPLYLKIIFVITSYVGSLVFAKFRFERFNVSKIDIHHENQEFLVLTNNLRLILLTVSVLFITDPLWWEAGSRVLYYYYVVEMFWMVKAFQMGYLYSPLWAFFVNTFAMNVWNILNG from the coding sequence CCTTTTATCCGCTCTAACTTTTATTTTGTTGTTTCTCAAGCCAGATACATTTGATATACTAAACTACACCGATGCTGTAGGGTATGTCTCATATTTTACATTTGAGCCTTTATTTTCAATTACGCTAATGGTCTTGAGAAACTTCCTGTCACCGCGACTGACAATATGGGTTGTTCAATTTGTTATACTCATAATATCTTACTTAATTGTTAGTATAACTACTAAATCTGCGGGAGAAAATGATATCGCATCAATAGTGAAGTATTTCATACTTGTAGTGCTTATGCCAGGTTTCCTCCTTGGCTTTTCAAACGCTCTCCGCCAATGTTTGGCTGGATTACTTATGATTCTATCCATTCAATATCTTGTTAGAAAAAAGTACTCTCTTTCCTTTCTTCTTTTCTTCCTGGGAATAATGTTTCACTTTTCGCTTATTTTTGTTGTGCCGTTATTGTTTTTAGCTGTTATCTTAAACAAGTGCCAGGTTCGTGGTATACCCTATACGCGAGTAAATGGCATCACTATTAGGGCTAGATTTTCTATCCCTTTTACATTTTTCCTTATTTCGATACCGTACATGCTGATTTTCTTAATTTTTCCATCAACTACTTCAATCTTTCTTTCTACAGATTATGGATTCTATTTTAATGCTCTTTTTATCGAAGGACGCCAACCGCTTTATCTGAAGATTATCTTCGTTATTACCTCATATGTTGGCTCGTTGGTTTTTGCCAAGTTTAGATTTGAGCGATTCAACGTAAGTAAGATTGATATACATCACGAGAACCAAGAATTCTTAGTGTTAACAAACAACTTAAGGTTAATTCTTTTGACAGTTTCTGTCCTCTTCATCACAGATCCACTTTGGTGGGAAGCAGGATCGCGTGTACTTTACTATTACTACGTAGTAGAAATGTTTTGGATGGTAAAGGCTTTCCAAATGGGTTATCTATATTCTCCATTATGGGCTTTCTTTGTAAATACGTTTGCAATGAATGTATGGAACATATTGAACGGTTAA